The Cutaneotrichosporon cavernicola HIS019 DNA, chromosome: 3 region TCATGTGACTTGGCCAATCACAGAAGGGTACCGACTGGGCAGTGTCCTGGACCTGAAACGCGACTCAAGAAAGTGATACCGGAATAACTAATGACACGAATAATCCAGGTGGCTCGGATGATCGAAAGCGAGTCCGAATAGGTTTTGGTGAGGATTGATTGCGTGCGGTGTGAGGTAATGAGCCGAGGCGGGCGGGCGGAAGGGCGGGGTGACAATGTCCGCTCGTACATGAGTCAGTGTTCGGGCCGCAAGAGCCAGCGGTAATGAAAGGTGATGACAGGTTTAGAAGGTCTAGAAGGTCTCGTACCAGTTCTACCGGCATCTGTGTCCAGAGCAATCCAGCGACTATGAGCAGCGATAACTGAGAGTCAACACACGAGCTCCGGTACGGCAGTCACAAGCTCACAAGAtgccaccttccttccctaTCTTATGATGAGGCCTATGACACGTAGCGGATCATTGACCTGACCTCGGCCACACTAACATAACTCCTCCTAACGCATAGGCTATCACACTATCACACATCTCACATTACTCTCACTGTATACAAAAGACGACTAAGCATCGTCCCTCAACCAAGCGTGAGttgtccttgaccttgtcggcAGGTGCCAACTGGGACTACAGCCGATGGCGCACTCAATCGGCTGATTGGACCGGCCATCCGCCGATCTATGGGGAGCACCTGGCAAGGATGCATGGATCCATGGCGAACACGCCGAGATGTGCAGCTCCAGAACTCCACAAAGTTGAGCGAGGCGGTCTGAGCAGATTGCATGCAAGGCATCGAGCCCTTCGGTGTTTGGTCGGTGTGCGCCTGAGCATCCGAACTCGCTGGCTAGTGTTGTTCTCTGCCTAGACATTGTCGAGTCCATTGCCGCAGGCGCTGACGTAGCTTGTTTGGATTGGTCACAACGCGCACGCCCGGCCCCGATCATATCCCCCATTCCAACTTGTATCCTGGCATCACACTCCTGATCTCGATATCCCATATCCCATCTCCCAACCCCCTGCATCCACTACTTATCCATTCACAAACCCACCTCGGAATCTCAAACTGTCGACTCTTCACTCTTTCTCTTTCTCTTACTCTTCCCTCTATTCGCACTACTCTTCTTCTAcaccgacgccgtcgttgTGATTGTCTGATTGCTTCACGATCCTTCAGTTCGAGGTACGTCCCTGCAAGCTGCAAGCCTCACCAACAACGGCTAGGCGGGCAGCTCGCCTCCGATCTGGCCTAGCCACAGTTTAAACATTCCACCCCTTTAATCGCAACGGGGCTTGCCACGGCTTTGGATGACTTGCATCATGGACCCGGTCCGGCCTCGGCTACACTAGCCACCCATCCGCAGCCCCGCACGGCGACTCACACCACACATCCCTTAttccttcttcttcccccCAAGTCTATATTGCATCGTCCAAGTCGCTGACTCTGGCATTGCAGTTAACCACACACTACCATGACTTCCACctctcctcggccctcgcgcgccaagcgcggctccatcccctccctcgaggccctcggcgaggccTTCAAGAACGAGaccatcgtcgtcgtctttGGCGCCTCTGGCGACctggccaagaagaagacgtTCCCGGCCCTCTTCACCCTCTACCGCCAGGGTCACCTTCCCAAGGACGTGCACATTGTCGGCTACGCTCGCACCAAGATGACCGAGGAAGAGTTCCACAAGCGCGTGACCAGCTAcatcaagaaggacgacaGCGTTGACGACTTTGATGAGCGGCTCGAGGGCTTCAAGAAGGCCCTTACCTACATCTCGGGGCCCTACGACAATGACTCTGGCTACCAGGAGTTGGAGGCCCACCTCCTTGACTTGGAGGGCAGACGCGGACCTAGCGAGAAGGCCAACCGTGTCTTCTACATGGCTCTCCCACCTTCGGCGTTCACCGATGTCGCTGCTGGTGTCCGCAAGAACAACTACTCGAAGAACGGCGGTAACCGCATCATTGTCGAGAAGCCGTTTGGCAAGGACCTTGAGTCGTGTCGTGAGATGATgtcggcgctcaaggccgagtggaacgaggacgagaccTACCGTATTGACCACTACCTGGGCAAGGAGATGGTCAAGAACTTACTCGTGCTTCGCTTCGGCAAcattgtcctcgacgctgtGCTTAACAAGTTCGCGGTGTCCAACGTCCAGATCACGTTCAAGGAGTCGTTCGGCACCCAGGGCCGTGGAGGCTACTTTGACGAGTTTGGCATCATCCGCGATGTCTGTCAGAACCGTGAGTACGCGTGACGGAGGGCAAGGGTCTTGAGTGCTATCGGCATGGAGGCCGTGTGCGAGCGCCCGCATGCGGCACAGTCGAAGTGTGTGTGGCGCCCATGTGTGTGGCGCCCGTCTTGATCTCCCGTCCATCGACGCATGACTAACCCCAGACCTCATGCAGGTTCTTTCGATCCTGGCCATGGAGCGTCCCGTGTCGTTCGCGGCTGAGGACCTCCGTGACGAGAAGGTCAAGGTGCTCCGGTCGATCCCTCccatcaagaaggaggacctGTACCTCGGCCAGTACGTCGCTGGCAACGGCGAGCCTGGgtacctcgacgacccgACTGTGCCCAAGGGCTCGAACTGCCCGACCTACGCCGCTCTGTGCCTCTATATCAACAACCCCCGCTGGGAGGGCGTGCCGTTCATCATGAAGGCCGGCAAGGCACTTAACGAgagcaaggtcgaggtccgCGTCCAGTTCAAGGACGTCACCTCGGGTATTTTCACCGACATTGCGCGCAACGAGCTCGTGTTCCGCATCCAgcccgacgaggccgtGTACATCAAACTGAACTCGAAGCTGCCAGGTCTTATTACCAAGGCTATCCCCACCGAACTCGATCTTACCTACAAGGACCGTTTCACTGATGTCGAGGTGCCTCAGGCGTACGAGGCGCTCATCCTCGATGCATTCAAGGGCGACCGTTCCAACTTTGTccgtgacgacgagctcgagcagtCGTGGAAGATCTTCACCCCGATCCTTCACTACATCGACAACGAGAAGCCTACGCCCGAGCCGTACCCGTTCGGCGCGCGTGGACCCAAGGACTCGCTCGCGTTCTCGATGAAGTACGGCTACAAGCGCACGGACGAGGGCACCTAGTAAGTACAGGTACAGGGTTATGTTGGGTGGAAGCCGGGCCGAGCGGGCCGGGTTGTCCGACCGAGCCCAGCGATGGCGTGCCAGTTGGGCAAGTTGTGCAGTTGTCGGAGCGTTTGTCCGGCCTGAGTCATGCCCCAAGGAAcccgctgacagcagcaccTGGCCCGTCACGAGTGTGTCGGCCAACCTGTAAGCTGGATACCGAGCAGTGCCGAGCAGCAATGTCAAATAGTCCGCGACTCGTTATATGGAACGCAGTCCTGTAGAGTGTGAGATGAGATAGTGGATCGTGAGGGGTGTGTGATGCGGAGGGGCTGATGGGCTGGCGCTGATGTCTTTGACGAGTGTCTGATGAGCCGATCCTCGCTTGGCCAGCGGCTTGTAACATCAGTCCTAGGTCGACCGGCACTGAAGATGACTTGGCCACCATAATCGGCCCTTCTGTCGTTGAAGCCTGAAGCCGGACGCCACATCCCTGGAAAAATCAGTGGTGCCCCAGCCTTCATCATCTGGACTGTTGCAGCTTGGCCTGGTCTTACGGACAACTTGCGGCAGTTGATCGCCTCACAGGATCAAGCAATGTACATTGTTCAAGTTACATCGGGCTAGTCGGCGAGTCGGTCTAGAAGAGCATGGCGACGACCatggcgccgacgacgacactGAGGCCGACATCGATGCGGCCCGCGCGCGAGTCCTTCTGATTGCCCTtggcgctggtgtcagctgggcACCAGATACAATCATTGGCCGTAAAAGTACTCACCCCTCAGCAACAAAGTAGTTGAAGTTGTAATCGACCGGTTTGTCGGTATACTCCAATTGGCCCTCTGAGCTGTACGACAAAACAGTCTTGTTATCCCTAGTGACCTCGGCCCCAAAGACAccggtcgcgctcgccacctTGAGCTTCATCAACCCGGCCTCCACCTGCCCGGACGTCTCCGATGTGCCGCTCCAGATCCGCACATTCGCAGGTTGCGTCAGGAACGCGACGACGTACAGGTTGTCGTCGGTGTCTTCGGCGCGAGCGGGTTTGGCGAGGGTCGGGTTGCTGGGAACAGCATCCTTGGGGTGCGGGCGCGTCCATAGCCACAGTCCCTCGTCGGTGGGTGGCGTGCCGGTCTTGAAGATGGTCGAGTAGTGCTTGacgagagagaggaggggggtgTGCGGCATGTTGGTCGTCCACGTCGAGTTGGGTTGGGAGGCGGCGTCGGGGAGGGGGCAGAGGTAGTGCGATTCACCAAAGTCTTGGGGTCAGCCGTTTCGTCGCTGGACCTCGTTGCATCCACCACTCGcaacgcgctcgacctcgttgCATCCACCACGCAACTCGCTCAACTCACCATTCCAGCTCAGCAACTCCAGCATATCCACCTTGTCCCGCATGCCGATGACCTGTTCGAACCGCGTCGCAAGCAGCCAATCGTCGGACCGGTAAATCCAGTTCTTGTCCCAGCTGTCCTTGCCATAATAGGTGAAGAAGAACGGGGACACTGGCGGCATGTACCCCTTTGTACCTAGGGCTGAAATCCAATCAGTGTCATTCCGGGTGGTGAGAGGGTCGGCGCCCTGCGGCCACGCAGCGTCCCAGTGAATCTGGCCGTCGTACCATGTCCCATCCGTGACTTGGGCCGTCGTCATAAACGTCGCGGGCATAAAGTAGATTTCGGATCCGATGGCTTTGCGTACCGCGTCCCAGCCTGCTGAGACGGAAGCTTGACCAAAAGTACACGTCTCGCCAGAAAAGGTGGAGACGAGGGCCTTGCCTCCGTACATGGCCTGAGCGGGATGGGAGACGTATTTGGCGGCCAGCTGGGCGATGGTGGTTACGTCCGACGCGTTCATGCATGGGAAAGAAGTCATGTCGAAAGAGAAGAACATCTTGAACCCGCCGACTTGCTGGGCTGCTGTATAAGCCCACTCTACGTTTTGGGGCTGGTATGCTGTCGCGCCCATGTTTAAGGCGAAACCATCGATCCCGCTGTTCTTGGCCAAAGTCACGTCGGCAGTCCAGTTGTCGGCCTTGTAGAATTCCGTGTTTCCGACCATGTGGTGAGCCCACACGTACTTGGTTGCACTTGAGGAGGGGACGGGGGCTTGGGTAGTCACGATGTTTGAGTTGGTGGCGGTTGGGGCGGGCGGGGCGGAGGTTGACGCGGAGGCAACGGAGGAAGCAACAGAGGTTGGCACGGCGCCCACGGCACCGGAACCACCGGCAGACGCCGCGGCGTCAGGGCGGTAAAGCATGATGGCGGCGGGACCACCGCAGAACTCgtcggcagcagcagggcaTGGGGTGGTGCATTGATCAGAGGAGTCGAACGAGGCCAGTTGACGTGCGCAGTAGCACTGGTCGCCATCTGGCGTTAGTATTAGTATTCAGGTATATATCCAAGAAATGTAGAGACTGAGAGAAAACGCAGACAGCGACTCACTCTTCGTCCCCGCGTAGGTGTACTGGTTATCAGCACAGAGCTTTGTGCAGTGAGCAGCAGAGTTGAGAGGGCCCTGGTATGCCagcgtgtcgaggagggtaGTTGATCCGGTATCAGCGACGCAACCCGAGAGGGACCATCCTGCTGCTGGAGCAGCAGTGGCTAGGGgagcgatggcgagggcggcgatTGCCAGTGGTGCTATCATGGTGAGCAGATGAGTACAACGTCAAGGAAGAGCGGCTCGCAGCTCAGTATATCTCTCTCGAGGTTAAGAGGCAGAGGTTGGTACAGTTACTGTTAGTGGCAGGTTAGGAGAGCAGTTtgctgctcgtcgtcaagggATGTAAAGTGTTCCCCCATTTGCCCTGAAACCCTGTGTTGAGGTTACGATTGCGATGCGCGACTGATCGCGACTGAGGAATTGAGGAAGGGCGGTTTTTGTGCGATCCCTGCACCCTGTGCGATGAAAATGATACCGTATGGGGGGGTGCTTAGGCATAACCTCATAATTCATAACCGCATAACCCGCCTGGATTGAGTTTTAGGGGTCTTGATCTTGCTGCGAGTTTGGATCGTTTGGAGCCGGCGGCAAAGGGTTTTATAATTGATTCAATTACAGTGTGATGATTATAGTGGCATTGGCGTGGGAATAGTTTGAAGACGCGTTTCAGGTCCGAATTGAAACCTGAATAGGATGATTGGGAAGACGAGGATCAGACCGAGAGTATTGAGTATTCACTACTCGCTTCCATTTGCCCtaccccccccccctctctGGATTATTCGGTCAAGCACCT contains the following coding sequences:
- the ZWF1 gene encoding uncharacterized protein (Catalyzes the rate-limiting step of the oxidative pentose-phosphate pathway, which represents a route for the dissimilation of carbohydrates besides glycolysis): MTSTSPRPSRAKRGSIPSLEALGEAFKNETIVVVFGASGDLAKKKTFPALFTLYRQGHLPKDVHIVGYARTKMTEEEFHKRVTSYIKKDDSVDDFDERLEGFKKALTYISGPYDNDSGYQELEAHLLDLEGRRGPSEKANRVFYMALPPSAFTDVAAGVRKNNYSKNGGNRIIVEKPFGKDLESCREMMSALKAEWNEDETYRIDHYLGKEMVKNLLVLRFGNIVLDAVLNKFAVSNVQITFKESFGTQGRGGYFDEFGIIRDVCQNHLMQVLSILAMERPVSFAAEDLRDEKVKVLRSIPPIKKEDLYLGQYVAGNGEPGYLDDPTVPKGSNCPTYAALCLYINNPRWEGVPFIMKAGKALNESKVEVRVQFKDVTSGIFTDIARNELVFRIQPDEAVYIKLNSKLPGLITKAIPTELDLTYKDRFTDVEVPQAYEALILDAFKGDRSNFVRDDELEQSWKIFTPILHYIDNEKPTPEPYPFGARGPKDSLAFSMKYGYKRTDEGTYTWPVTSVSANL
- a CDS encoding uncharacterized protein (Glycosyl hydrolase family 71); this encodes MIAPLAIAALAIAPLATAAPAAGWSLSGCVADTGSTTLLDTLAYQGPLNSAAHCTKLCADNQYTYAGTKNGDQCYCARQLASFDSSDQCTTPCPAAADEFCGGPAAIMLYRPDAAASAGGSGAVGAVPTSVASSVASASTSAPPAPTATNSNIVTTQAPVPSSSATKYVWAHHMVGNTEFYKADNWTADVTLAKNSGIDGFALNMGATAYQPQNVEWAYTAAQQVGGFKMFFSFDMTSFPCMNASDVTTIAQLAAKYVSHPAQAMYGGKALVSTFSGETCTFGQASVSAGWDAVRKAIGSEIYFMPATFMTTAQVTDGTWYDGQIHWDAAWPQGADPLTTRNDTDWISALGTKGYMPPVSPFFFTYYGKDSWDKNWIYRSDDWLLATRFEQVIGMRDKVDMLELLSWNDFGESHYLCPLPDAASQPNSTWTTNMPHTPLLSLVKHYSTIFKTGTPPTDEGLWLWTRPHPKDAVPSNPTLAKPARAEDTDDNLYVVAFLTQPANVRIWSGTSETSGQVEAGLMKLKVASATGVFGAEVTRDNKTVLSYSSEGQLEYTDKPVDYNFNYFVAEGAKGNQKDSRAGRIDVGLSVVVGAMVVAMLF